A stretch of the Vigna radiata var. radiata cultivar VC1973A chromosome 7, Vradiata_ver6, whole genome shotgun sequence genome encodes the following:
- the LOC106767624 gene encoding uncharacterized protein LOC106767624, translating to MASWKKTITTPFKKACTFFNQQPPRDQKKSQPDQENRVMDLHGEVMACGYEDVQVMWSILDKSKSTNSSTN from the exons ATGGCCTCTTGGAAGAAGACCATCACAACACCCTTCAAAAAAGCTTGCACCTTTTTCAACCAGCAGCCACCAAGGGATCAAAAGAAGTCTCAACCag ACCAAGAGAACCGAGTGATGGATCTGCACGGGGAAGTCATGGCATGTGGCTACGAAGATGTTCAAGTTATGTGGTCTATTCTCGACAAGTCCAAATCCACAAACTCTTCAACCAATTAG
- the LOC106768073 gene encoding uncharacterized protein LOC106768073: protein MGAKKSSSFSFCGIFKACFSNSKDDYYYSYDDNSRRHFASDEDRGRWVAEPGIDRKASAFIARFYASRVSDSEHQIAS from the coding sequence ATGGGGGCTAAGAAGTCATCGTCCTTCTCCTTTTGTGGTATCTTCAAGGCTTGTTTTTCAAACAGCAAGGATGATTACTACTATAGCTACGATGATAATAGCAGAAGGCACTTTGCAAGTGATGAGGATAGAGGGCGTTGGGTTGCTGAGCCTGGTATTGACAGGAAAGCATCTGCTTTCATTGCTAGATTCTATGCCTCACGAGTCAGTGACTCTGAGCACCAAATTGCGTCCTGA
- the LOC106766995 gene encoding chromatin structure-remodeling complex protein BSH, with the protein MKTPISGFYRNPVKFRMPTAENLVPIRLDIEIDGQRYKDAFTWNPSDPDSEVVVFAKRTVKDLKLPPAFVTQIAQSIQSQLLEFRSYEGQDMYAGEKIVPIKLDLRVNHTLVKDQFLWDLNNFESDPEEFARIFCKDMGIEDPEVGPAIAFAIREQLYEIAIQSVVSARESRMSKKGRRGAEYTPISKGGAVAVDLVKLFGPKSSVVRKRKEWDVYEPIVDLLSNEEVDALEAKEERNFR; encoded by the exons ATGAAAACCCCGATTTCGGGTTTCTACCGAAACCCTGTAAAGTTCAGAAT GCCAACTGCAGAGAACTTGGTTCCCATTCGATTGGATATCGAAATCGACGGGCAAAGATACAAAGACGCATTCACTTGGAACCCTTCTG ATCCCGACTCCGAGGTTGTGGTCTTTGCAAAAAGGACTGTTAAAGACTTGAAGCTCCCTCCCGCCTTTGTTACACAAATTGCTCAATCTATTCAA TCACAGCTCTTGGAGTTTAGATCCTATGAAGGCCAGGATATGTATGCTGGAGAGAAGATTGTTCCGATCAAG CTTGATCTTCGTGTTAATCATACGCTTGTGAAGGACCAGTTTTTATGG GACTTGAACAATTTTGAGAGTGACCCTGAAGAGTTTGCTAGAATCTTCTGCAAGGACATGGGCATTGAAGATCCTGAGGTTGGA CCAGCTATTGCCTTTGCTATCAGAGAGCAACTTTACGAA ATTGCAATTCAAAGTGTGGTCTCAGCAAGAGAAAGCAGAATGAGCAAGAAGGGTCGTCGAGGGGCTGAATATACTCCCATCAG TAAAGGAGGTGCTGTAGCAGTGGACTTGGTGAAGTTATTTGGTCCGAAATCTAGTGTAGTCCG GAAAAGAAAGGAGTGGGACGTATATGAACCTATTGTGGACCTACTTTCCAATGAGGAAGTTGATGCCCTTGAAGCAAAGGAAGAGAGAAATTTCAGGTGA
- the LOC106767596 gene encoding uncharacterized protein LOC106767596 — translation MEEINVLEAKDGTVSVASAFVGHQEVVQDTDHKFVTKAVEEAYNGVDCKDGGPFGAVIVRMGEIIASSHNMVLRNTDPTAHAEVTAIREACKKLNQIELSDCEIFTSCEPCPMCFGAIHLARIKRLVYGAKAEAAIAIGFDDFIADALRGTGFYQKATLEIKRADGNEAVIAEEVFEKTKTKFQMY, via the exons ATGGAGGAAATTAACG TGTTGGAAGCTAAGGATGGGACTGTCTCAGTAGCTTCTGCATTTGTTGGTCACCAAGAAG TTGTGCAGGATACAGACCACAAATTTGTAACGAAAGCTGTTGAAGAAGCATATAATGGGGTAGATTGTAAAGATGGAGGCCCATTTGGTGCTGTTATAGTTCGTATGGGTGAAATAATTGCTAGTAGCCACAACATGGTTCTGAGAAACACAGACCCAACTGCTCATGCTGAGGTGACAGCAATAAGAGAG GCATGTAAGAAGCTTAACCAAATAGAACTTTCAGACTGTGAAATATTTACTTCCTGTGAGCCTTGCCCCATGTGCTTCGGTGCAATCCACCTCGCTCGCATTAAG AGATTAGTTTATGGTGCAAAGGCTGAGGCAGCAATTGCTATCGGGTTTGATGATTTTATTGCAGATGCACTGCGAGGTACTGGATTCTATCAGAAAGCAACACTGGAAATCAAAAGAGCTGATGGTAATGAGGCCGTGATTGCTGAAGAGGTCTTTGagaaaacaaagacaaaattCCAAATGTATTAG